The nucleotide sequence CAATGCGGTCAGGAGCTTCTCGCGTGCTATCGCGTAATATCGTAAATGTAATTAAATCACGATAAAGCCCATACTGCAAGAATGCCGTCGATCATTATGATTTCAAAACGTCTTTGAaagtattttacattttttcggTTTAATTACCTATAGGTAATGAAGGTCAACACACTTTTATCTTGAGTATAAACTAATAAGACAAGAAAGTGTTTACTTCGCTAACTTTCTGTACAAACAGCGCGAATACAAGCCTCTTTCGCTCCAGTTTCGCGCAGTTTCTCCGACAATACTTTATGGTCAATAGTACAGAATCAAAACAGCGCTTCCAACTCCCACCTTGCACTTGTTGATCAGGTCGTCAAGTTCCTTCTTGAGAGCGATGGTCTCGGCGTCGTCCTTTCCCATCTCCTCGTCTCTCCTTGCCTCCTGGCAATCGGGCTCCGATTATCACTGTAAATTCTACACTATGGAAAAAAAGACAAAGCCTCCACTCCGAGAATCGGATTCTCGATCAGATCGGCAGCGGCCGATCCCAGCTTCAACCCTTTCCTGCCGCGTCAGTAAGAAACGGAAAACTTTTGGCTCGTCCTCCTCGGCCTATCCCACACACTGCGAAGAAGGCGCGTCTCGCGAGTATAGGGTAGGAAGCCTCAGCAAGTACCGTCAGCTACTACTGACCCAGTAATCGTATTAAACCGCGCCGCTATTCCCAATCCCATTTGCAgccggcgctcgcgcgcgcgcagctatcTCGTCGTGCTggtatacgcgcgtgtgtgtcgcTCGCTACGTACATATAGGCCGGCTTAAGTCGATTATAGTCATTATAGACGGCAGCTCCGTGCGCGCTCGTATATTgttgtatatgtgtgtgtgtgtgtgcgtgtgtgtgtgaaacgCGCGAGTCTACAGTTGTCGCACTTGTGCGACGTGTTTTTTCCCCTTtgtttgcttcgttttgcggGGTGGCTTtacgtaattttatttttttttcccgaGCTGCGGTTTGACAATGGTAATGGGATATACATTGTCTAAATATGGGTAAAAATCGGCTCTATGGGATGCGGGGGCGAGAAGATGCACGCGCAATTCGTTTGGGCGAACGCGGTGATTTTCAACGCGTCTGTTGGCCGGGAAACCAGAGAAATGTCGTGGATTTTGCACGCGTTCCTGTATCGattgtattttattgtatTGAGAGTACATTCATTATAttgcgttttttatttttatttatttattcattttttttcgcgaattCGAAGTATTGGAAATATTGGAATTCAGTTCGACGAATAACGGAGAATCGTCGCTCGttcgaaaagaagaaaagttgCCCAAAACAGTTATAGCAGGATCGCCGCACACTTTTACCGCGACTGCCGCAACGAAAGCGGAAAAGCATCGAGCCGCTTCGGCTGTTCTTTTTTACCCCGGAATAACAGCGTGTCGACATCACACCCGCGCGCATTGGCCACGATCGCGCTTCGCTCCATCAGCTCTATCACAGCGAAAGTGTACTCGTGATCCGTTTTTGATCGGAGATGCGTGAAAAGCAACGGCCGATATCCTCTAGGATGACGATGCCCgcattatatatataggagTAGAGCAAGTAGAGGCGCAAGAATAACGCGGAAATTTTCGGAGCCGCCGTCACGCTGATTCTCGCACTTTCTCGGGTATATAAAGTCCGAATCCGAGCGTGTCTCGCTTTCAGATCGGTCGCGGTCGTTTTGACGGGATCGGCTTCGAGAGAACATTTTTGGAACCATGATCACGCGTTCGGCGGCATGTTTCGCGCTCTTTATCTACTGCGCCTCTGCCTGCTCGGGACGGAATGGCAACTCGATCGCGGATGACAAGAGCAAGTACAGCTGCAGTCGAAATTTGAAGCTGAGTTCCTACGTgagcaaaaataatagaaactCGTCGTGCGAAGAGGCCGAGGCGGAGGACAGGGGAGTGCCGAGGATCGTGCGCTGGAGCCAGGAAGGGGCGAGCTGTCCTTTTGAAGCGCGTGACAAAGGTAGCTagggaacttttttttttcagtcttCAAATCAAATTACTTGTATGCATGTGGTCAAAGATATGTGGAATTGCGAAGTTGAAAAAGTTCATTGaaatgtaaattattataattttgtttattaaaaaccaCTTATAGTTTGGGCAGTTGTTAAATATAGGCAAAGTGAGTTTGGAACAGTAACTTTGGAAATGATGCATGCACAAACATGTGTATTGATTTTCTGGGTGAAGAAATTGACATTACAAAAATCAGATAATTTGTTCATaagttatatattttatttttaattaggtattttataattaaatataaaaataataacatttgTGCTTTTCACATGTTTGTACTTTACCGCTAACACATATATTTCCCTTAATATGTACTGTTATTGTTTCATCACAGAAATTACACTGAATGGTTCTACATTCAAGTATCTATTTTTAGTTACAATATATCTTCATTCATACAACATTCAAGATTCACTCAAAAAATCTTTGCCCCAACACTTAAAATCTCCAAGTACGTCTCCTGTAAAATTGATCTTCGTGGATAATGGGTCGTCCAGTAATGGTGGATAATTTACTGTCTACAATTTCTCCCACAAATGTATAACAATATAAACAGCCAACCAAAATGCCTCCAAGATGTCCAATAAATGATGAGTTTGGAACTAGAAGATGAATTAAAACCAGCTCAGCCCAGACTGCAAACTTACTTGGTACTCTGAAACCTCCTACATCAGTAGGTCTGTCATGTTCCTCACAGACGACAATAACTTTCAAGGCAAAAAGAACTGCTGAGAAGCCAATGGCACAGGAGGTGTAGTAAGCGTAATCCGTTGTAATTTGTGTCAATGCATATCCCAAGAAAACATACATTGAACTACAACCCAGGGATAACAGACCAATGAGCAAGGCAAAGTTGGCTGTTCCATACATGGGCTCTAAATAGGAACCTTTCAGGAGAAACGATACCATATTGTAGTAGAGATGCATATCTGATCCGTGCTCAAAATTGGATACTACGAAGGAACGCCAATCTTTGTGCTTGAGAATTTTTAATGTGGAGATGCACACGTCCTCTGGATTCCATGGCACTTTGATCATTCCGGCGTATAGAAGACTTTGAACTGCCATTCCTAGGAGAGTGGCAGGAGGTATCTTGTCAATTCCGAAATTCATGGCCTGTGATGCTAACAGTACCAGTCCGTACTGCAGCCCTGGCTGCCTTCTTTGTGCTGGTCTCATTCTGAATTATCGTACATAAATTTGTATCAATCCTTTTTTGTCATAAATCACTTGAATCTTCTTTCTTTATCAATGCTTGTCAAAGGTTTAACCAGGCAAGTTAAACCGCTTCAATTTCGTTTCTTTTCAAAGACTGATGAAATCTCTTCGAGTCGCTTAAACTTACTTAACTTGCCTGTCATTGAGGCGATCCTGCAACTCTCGTTCAAACTGACGTGTCTTTTTCAGATTCACTTGCCACTTTCGGCGGCATCTCGTCAGAGAAACGTTTGTTGTGTACAGGTTAGGATGTTTCTAGCACAAACTATACTCTTCTGTGACGTCACGAAAACTCGAGCATATGTGATAAAGCTTCATTCGCAATGGTTTCGTCTGGGGACCAAAATCATTCTTCTGCGATTTATTGTTTCCaagaattataattaatattcagCATTAAAAGTTGCAGTTTTTCCTAAATTAATCTATGTAGAAATTTTATGATTATATGCGAATGGACagtacaataaattaaatttgaaatagaaCTTGTGAACAAAGCTTAACATCActttgcgcatgcgcagtaactgACGTTTCTCGTCCAGTCCCCGGTCCCTGTTGTTCTCGCAAGAAAAGCGAATCGTTTTTGCAATAACTCACAAGATTGTTCTAATTATGTGTGCATGTGCAATGAAAACGGCGATGAACTCTTGAAAGAAAAACTGGTTATTCGCGAATAAGTGATTCTAGTCCGCCTGAACCAAGTGTCATAACAGGCGCGTCATGTGTCGCCTCGAAATCTTTGTTTATACTCGGTAAAGACATCAAAGAAATGTTAGAACTGTACGGCCCGAGACAAGCATCAAAGTCAAAAATCTCATTATTCGATTAACTGTACACTGTAACAAATGAGTGACAAAAGAACTTTCAACAAGAGAATTCTTGTGACTTAACCTATTTTATACGCGACATAGTGGGAAATGAAAACAAATCGCAATAATATCAAAGGACCTACTACGCTGCAATTCGTTATCTCGTTATCAAACATTCAAGACTGACGACCTCATTAACGTAGAGTAGAGGCGATGGtatcgaagaagaagagacaGAAATGAAATCAGTGCGGCGGATGAAAGAAAGCAAGAAATTTCGAGAATTGCACATTGTAACATTATATCTATGAGGCTGATTTCACAATTCCAGTGCGAGCGATAATTTAAGTCTTACATAAAAGCTCTCCCATCGCTTTCGCTTATCGGCGGAAATTCTCGtagaatttataaaaaaaaaattgtgatATAGTatacgatattatttttaaaacttacGCACATCAGCTCTTCCATTCGATCAATCTCGGATACAAACCGCAACTGGCAAAAAAGAATAAAGCCGACCCGGTGTGAAGACAGCTTAAAAACTCTATAAGTCGTGTGGCCCGTGTGGGCGACGGTCaccatatatacacacgcatatatctctttctctccctctctcggagAGCAGAGCTCGCACAGCATCATCAGCTGCTGCGTTGCGCGGCGGCGAGTCGCAGTCAGAGCCGCGTGTCCGTCGAGATTACGCCGCGTCGCGTTACAAGCTCCCCTTTTTTGTGATTTACCTCGAAGAGTGAGATGTTTTTCCTCGCGATGAAGAGGTGGACGTGTGTCCTGCTCGCAGTACTGGCTTGCGTCGCGGCTGAGGAGACGGGTAAGGAGTTGATTTTTCGCTCTTCATTAGCCTGAGTGATTGCGTGCGTATAGGTGCGGACTGTATACTGATGAGAGAGATCCTTGAATGGCTGTTGATTCTCGAACGAATTACCGACTTGTGGGTGCGGGGAAGCGCTGATTATGCAGCGTTCGCCGTTTACGGAGGTTTAGCGAGAATTGAATTACCACCACGGCGGCTTGAAGGTATTTAATTCGCTAGAGTTGTGCGCGAAATTTATAAGAAAACATCACCGAGATCCGATAGATTCGTTTAActagcgcgcgagagctgctgtGTGCATCGAGCGCAACATCGGATCAACGTTCTCTGATTgttgtgtatacacacacacacacacggacacaCAGGATGCTCCAATAAACCGGCGCAATTAACGCACGCGGAGACTCTCGGGGTATTACACTTTGAGAAAAACAACATCGCCCTTGTATCCAACTTGGAGAAATCATGGACGAAAAGCAAAAATTATCTTTGAACCCCGAGGCGTACGTGACGAGGTCCATGTCGTCGGCGGATCTGAAAACGAGAGAGATAGTGCCCAGCAGCGTCGTATCCGCGTATACAGAGAGGAAAAGTCGCCGGTTCCCCTCCCCTCaggcgttttctctctctctctctctctctctctatactgCACACTTCGACATCCCATATACTATCCGGCCGGTTGGTCTAATATTACGCGTGTGTAAG is from Nasonia vitripennis strain AsymCx chromosome 1, Nvit_psr_1.1, whole genome shotgun sequence and encodes:
- the Rhbdd1 gene encoding rhomboid domain containing 1 — its product is MRPAQRRQPGLQYGLVLLASQAMNFGIDKIPPATLLGMAVQSLLYAGMIKVPWNPEDVCISTLKILKHKDWRSFVVSNFEHGSDMHLYYNMVSFLLKGSYLEPMYGTANFALLIGLLSLGCSSMYVFLGYALTQITTDYAYYTSCAIGFSAVLFALKVIVVCEEHDRPTDVGGFRVPSKFAVWAELVLIHLLVPNSSFIGHLGGILVGCLYCYTFVGEIVDSKLSTITGRPIIHEDQFYRRRTWRF